In the Paenibacillus sp. FSL R7-0337 genome, TTTGTTTTTGCAATAAAATGCTGTTTCAAGGCTGTGGATTCGGGTAAAAGGTAGAATAAGGAAAAGGAAAAACCCGGAAATGATTACGGCAATAATCATCCCGGGCTCGTATAAGTTACATTTAGTTGTTAGAGGCTGAAATATTCGGGGTATGCTTCAAAGGTTCAATCGTAAGCGACAGCTTGGTAGGCTGTTGTGCTCATTACTCTTTTGGCGCCAACGTAGCGGTTGGCCCAGTAAGACTGGCTCATCGAACTGATGGTTACACCACGTGAACTGGAGGACTGTGCGAACTTCCCGTTTCCAACATAAATACCGACATGGGAAACTCCGTTACCCAGAGTATTGAAGAACACGAGATCTCCGGAGCGTAGATTGCTCTTGGATATTGTTGTTCCAACTTTGTACTGTGCTTTGGATGTACGGGGCAAGGTAAGCCCGACATTCTTGAACACATACTTGGTAAATCCGGAACAGTCGAAGCCGCTGGTGGTTGTGCCCCCGGTTTTATACGACGTTCCAATGGTTTTTGAAATCACAGTATCCATTTTGGAATCTGCGAAGGCACTGCCCGCTCCGAGTGTGAATACCATCACAAGACCCAGCGCCGCTGCGGTGCATTTTTTCTTGAAATTCTGTCTAATCAAAAGATGTACTCCTTCCAGGGCCTGCGAGGTTAGCTTAAGGATTCGGTAGAAGGTTCCCCTATGACCCCTCTAAAGCGAGATCAATTCACCCAAAATATGGTTCCCCCACTTCCCGGTGCAGGGAATTCGGCGTTTTATGCACCAGAACAGTGACTTATCGACATTGATTAAATTGCAATAGATACGGAAGATTCTGTTTGAAAGATTACAACTTTGTTACTAGTGGTACAGGCATCATTGTATCAGACGATTTACCCTTTTGCAAATGCTTTTGTCCTTCTCTTCAAGCAAAAAAGAGTCCTGCTCCCTGATGAGGGGCTGTGACTCTTTTTAGTATGCCGCTGTAGCAGCTTATTATTGTGGAAATGATTTACTGGACCAGAGGTGGTACTGGGCAGCGATTCCCCACATATTGAACAGCGTGGAGGGCAGCGGAGCTGCCTGGCGGAGCATAAGTGCCGGCAATCCGGGATAGAACAGAGCAGAGGCGCTACAGAGCAGAATTACGGCCAGGCTTCCCGCCCCCAGAATGACGGAAATACCGATCGAAGGCATCAACACCTTCAGGCAGATTAGCAGCGAGGAGAACATGCCGGTACCTGCGGTATAGCCGAATTGCATATAGAGCAGAAGCTTGCGGACAAGGAATAGATAGAGCAGCCAGCCCAGCACACAGGGCACAAGCTTGAGCAGGAGCTGAACATCGAGAACGCCGCTGAGCAGATGACGGTACATGCGTGGAAGCAGCCAATAGAGCGGCAGGAGGGTTAGTGCCCATTCGGCCAGGCTGAACGCCAGCACCGGCAGCCCATATTTTCTCATTCCCGGGAAAAAGAACAGTCCCCGCGCTCCGTCGCGCTCCTGATGAAGCTCGTGCAGCAGCCCTGCACGGATAAAGGGAGTCAGCAGCAGCCTTAGCACTGTCAGCGCCAGCAGCATCCACAGCCAGTGCTGGACGGCGGGGTCGGTGCGCAGCGCAGTCTGCCCCTCGATATAATACAGCAGCCTGCCTATTCCGCTGCCGCCGGCATTCGCATCCGGGTAGCGTAGCAGGACGGGGACAACCGCACTTTTAATGAATTTGTACAGGAAATAACCCCAGAACAGCCGGTAGATAAATAGCAGAATCAATATATAGAACTGTTCTTTCATGCTGATCCAACCGCGGGCAATTGAACTTTTCACCATTCCTTCACCTCACCAGACAAGAGTTCCGAGCAGGGTTTCAAGCAGAGTAGATGCGCTAAGCGTCCAGCGGGAGAGTGTGCGCGGCTCAAGCTCCGCCATTTTGAAATTATTAAGATGCCTGCTCTCCAGCAGAATGGAATGCCCCGGATCGATCTCTGCGGAGACCAGCGGAGCTTTATACGCTAACTCAAAGGAGGTAGCCTTACCCTCGTCATTCCAGTATTGCTGCACAGTGTACCCGTCTGCGAAGGTGAATTTCACGGGAACATCAGGGTACAGGCTGCCCTTATTGCTTACATCGACCACAGCGTTATAGCGGATCCCCCCGCCATCGCCGTTGTCCCGTCCGACCGTGAGCCTGATATCATCAACTGCGAAGTCGGGTGCACCCCCGCTATAGACAAAACGCTCAAAATAAGTCTGCCAGGATTGCTTGGTCACTTTCTCCACAACCTTTTGGAAGTCGGCGGTGGACGGATGCTGGAAGCGGTATTTGCGGGCATAGGCGGCGAGGATGGCGTCCATATTCTTGGTTCCGGCGATGCGTTCCATATCCTTCAGCACCAGCTTGCCCCGGATATACACATTGCGCGTGTAGGCATCATCACCAGTGTATTTCCAGGTCTCCAGCGTAAGAGGCTGTGAAGAGGAGACCAGGCTGGACTGAAGCGGCAGGCTTGAGACCACGCCGTATTCCTGTTCCATTAGCCGGTCTTCAGCATAAGAGGTGAAGCTCTCATCAAGCCAGGCTTCTTCGAATTCATTACTGGCCACCAGGCCGTAGAAATACTGGTGCCCGATCTCGTGGATGATCGTGCGCTCCAGGGAGGTGCCCGGTGAAGTGTCCGTGGCGCCGAAGGCGGTAATCAGGGTTGGGTATTCCATTCCTCCGGCCCCGTTGCCGGACTCTGGCGGGACAACAATGGATAAAGTGGAATACGGATAAGGGCCGTACCACTTGCTGAATGCCGTCAGTGCCGCCTCGACCGCCTGGAAGTAACGCTCCTGGAGATGCTTATGCAGCGGGTCCAGATAGAGCTTAATCTTCACCCCGGGCACCTGCGGCGCGGAGAAGGCCTTCTCGGCAACCACGAAATCAGGCGATGCGGCCCAGGCGAAGTCGTGGACGTCATCTGCATAGAACTGATAGATCTTGCGGCCCTGTACAACTTTGGCGTCTCTCACCGGAAACCCGGTTGCGGCGACCTTATACTCGGGCGGGACAGAAATGGATACATTGTAGATCCCAAAATCACTGTAGAACTCGGAGTTGCCGTGATATTGATGCAGGTTCCAGCCTTCTTCCTTGAGTCCTCTTCTGCCGGCAGGCTCGTAGACGCTAAGCTTCGGAAACCACTGGCCGGCCATCACGAAGTCGTCAGCGGTTCCCATCCGGGCGAAAATTTTCGGCAGCTTAACCTCGAATTTAAGCCTTACCGTCACGCTCTCACCGCCGTTCACCGGCTGAGGCAGATGGACTTTGAGCAGTGTTCTGTCATTGACATTGCCGTCGTCCGGCTGCACATACTGTGTGCGCTGCATTAGCGAGACGCCCTCAGAGGTCCGCAAATCTGTCAGTGTAATGCTCCCGTAACCTCCTGCAGGCATGGTGTCACCGCGAAGCGTACCCCCGGACTCCTTCATGAAGGTGGTACCGGCGGATGCGAATGCATTGGGATACAGATGAAAGTAGAGCTCCTGGACCGGCTTTGCGCCTGGATGGGTCCAGGTCAGCGTCTCGGAGGCGACTAGGGTCTCCGCACCCGGCAGGAGCTCCACATCCATGTGATATTCAACCACGCGCTGGCTTAAAGCCTCTGTCTCCGACGTGTAGATCGTATCTGAAAGATCGGACTGCACGGGCTGCTGCCGGGGGATAATGGCGGGGGACTTGGCCTCTTTTGGAACAGAGGCAGTCCATACGGCAGGGCTATGCCCTGACAGAAACCATATTCCGCCTCCAAGCAAGGTGAGGACAGCCAGGACTGCGAAGATGAGGGTATACCTTAATGAATGTGGCTTCATACTATGATTCCTCCCGTGACAAGCATCTACGGGATGTATATGTTTGCAATCGCCGCATTATTAGCTAAAATTAAATAATTAGTGAATGGAAAGGATGTGCACATGTGGATAACGTACAACCGGAGGGCAAAAAACAAATTGCCTTGAATATTGTGAACGCCAGAGCCAAGCATAAAGGCTTCGGTGCAGGCTCGATTGATCTGAACAATGTATCGCCTGTCATTATTGATCAGGGCATCGCCGTTATCGATATCGGTGCCATGCATGCCAAGAGCAAAGTGGAGAAGGGAATCAAGTTCTCTGTGAACCGTGAGGATGTTCCGGCGGGAAGACAGGTATGGGTCGTATGGGTCGCCGTTGACCGTACCCCGGAGGGACAGTTCTACGGCGGAATTACCGCCTGCGAGATGTGGATTGACACCGAGGCGCGCCGCGGCTGGAAGATTCTTGCGGATCATG is a window encoding:
- a CDS encoding YwhD family protein, with translation MDNVQPEGKKQIALNIVNARAKHKGFGAGSIDLNNVSPVIIDQGIAVIDIGAMHAKSKVEKGIKFSVNREDVPAGRQVWVVWVAVDRTPEGQFYGGITACEMWIDTEARRGWKILADHVNKLDAALKRKLILDGLGSVERAALKSLLMAHNEEWWAASPEELKGALSE
- a CDS encoding C40 family peptidase produces the protein MVFTLGAGSAFADSKMDTVISKTIGTSYKTGGTTTSGFDCSGFTKYVFKNVGLTLPRTSKAQYKVGTTISKSNLRSGDLVFFNTLGNGVSHVGIYVGNGKFAQSSSSRGVTISSMSQSYWANRYVGAKRVMSTTAYQAVAYD
- a CDS encoding M1 family metallopeptidase is translated as MKPHSLRYTLIFAVLAVLTLLGGGIWFLSGHSPAVWTASVPKEAKSPAIIPRQQPVQSDLSDTIYTSETEALSQRVVEYHMDVELLPGAETLVASETLTWTHPGAKPVQELYFHLYPNAFASAGTTFMKESGGTLRGDTMPAGGYGSITLTDLRTSEGVSLMQRTQYVQPDDGNVNDRTLLKVHLPQPVNGGESVTVRLKFEVKLPKIFARMGTADDFVMAGQWFPKLSVYEPAGRRGLKEEGWNLHQYHGNSEFYSDFGIYNVSISVPPEYKVAATGFPVRDAKVVQGRKIYQFYADDVHDFAWAASPDFVVAEKAFSAPQVPGVKIKLYLDPLHKHLQERYFQAVEAALTAFSKWYGPYPYSTLSIVVPPESGNGAGGMEYPTLITAFGATDTSPGTSLERTIIHEIGHQYFYGLVASNEFEEAWLDESFTSYAEDRLMEQEYGVVSSLPLQSSLVSSSQPLTLETWKYTGDDAYTRNVYIRGKLVLKDMERIAGTKNMDAILAAYARKYRFQHPSTADFQKVVEKVTKQSWQTYFERFVYSGGAPDFAVDDIRLTVGRDNGDGGGIRYNAVVDVSNKGSLYPDVPVKFTFADGYTVQQYWNDEGKATSFELAYKAPLVSAEIDPGHSILLESRHLNNFKMAELEPRTLSRWTLSASTLLETLLGTLVW